A genomic stretch from bacterium includes:
- a CDS encoding amidohydrolase family protein: MKGRIGSMIQRVFQVGYLADGGGEFRSDCEIYIKDGLIGAILDAADHTTASQIVRREFAGAERIELADGFLLPGLINSHHHAYSALARGITVKEALPDFPAILERLWWQLDEILDAETVRLSALVTALESVRHGCTTIFDHHSSPRAISGSLDVIAEAFETFHLSAVLCYETSDRNGANALDQAIEENLRFCEVAKKSERMRGMFGLHASFTLGDESLKRIAREKPATIPIHVHVAEDQADVRDAKSRGYGGPLLRLKEFGLLDEHSLIVHGVHLSESELALAERIGLRIAHNTESNCNNRVGYSDPGRFRHSRVLLGTDGMSSNLLASLRSAFLLYAGLGGGNTDRTELAEAMLFHNPTRYASDLFGREMGLVRVGDPADFAIFPYAAPTPITAENWTSHVLYGLSGNVPASYVYANGRAIIENGVCTVIDEFALMAEARDAAARLWKKFESHTRAAR; encoded by the coding sequence GTGAAGGGTAGAATCGGCAGCATGATTCAGCGGGTGTTCCAGGTCGGCTATCTGGCTGACGGCGGTGGAGAATTCCGAAGTGACTGTGAAATCTACATTAAGGATGGCTTGATTGGAGCTATTCTGGATGCGGCTGACCATACGACAGCGTCGCAAATCGTACGGCGGGAGTTCGCCGGTGCCGAACGGATCGAGCTGGCCGACGGGTTCCTGCTACCGGGACTCATCAACTCCCACCACCATGCCTACTCGGCGCTCGCGCGGGGGATCACAGTCAAGGAAGCGCTGCCCGATTTCCCGGCAATCCTCGAACGGCTGTGGTGGCAGCTGGATGAAATCCTGGACGCGGAGACCGTGCGGCTGTCGGCCCTGGTGACGGCGCTGGAATCCGTGCGACACGGCTGCACGACGATTTTCGACCATCATTCCTCACCGCGTGCTATTTCCGGAAGTCTGGACGTGATCGCTGAAGCATTCGAAACGTTCCATCTGTCGGCGGTGCTTTGCTACGAAACTTCCGACCGCAATGGAGCGAACGCGCTCGATCAGGCTATCGAAGAGAATCTGCGATTCTGTGAGGTGGCGAAGAAATCCGAACGGATGCGCGGGATGTTCGGCCTGCATGCGTCGTTTACGTTGGGTGATGAAAGTCTGAAGAGAATCGCGCGCGAAAAACCCGCGACGATTCCGATTCACGTTCACGTAGCCGAAGATCAAGCCGATGTGCGGGATGCGAAGTCGCGCGGCTACGGCGGGCCGCTCCTCCGGCTGAAGGAGTTCGGCCTGCTCGATGAGCACTCGCTGATCGTGCATGGAGTTCATCTTTCGGAGAGCGAGCTGGCGCTGGCCGAGCGGATCGGTCTGCGAATCGCGCACAATACGGAATCCAACTGCAACAATCGCGTCGGCTATTCGGACCCGGGCCGCTTCCGCCACAGCCGCGTTCTCCTCGGAACCGACGGGATGTCTTCCAACCTGCTGGCTTCGCTGCGGTCGGCATTCTTGCTCTACGCGGGACTTGGCGGAGGAAACACGGATCGCACGGAGCTGGCCGAGGCGATGCTCTTTCACAATCCCACACGGTACGCATCCGATCTGTTCGGGCGGGAGATGGGCCTCGTGCGAGTGGGAGATCCGGCGGACTTCGCGATTTTCCCGTATGCAGCACCGACTCCCATCACCGCCGAAAACTGGACTTCACACGTTCTCTACGGCCTTTCGGGAAATGTGCCGGCAAGCTATGTGTATGCGAACGGCCGGGCGATTATCGAGAATGGCGTGTGCACGGTCATTGATGAGTTTGCGCTGATGGCGGAGGCGCGTGATGCTGCGGCGCGGCTGTGGAAAAAGTTCGAGTCCCACACAAGGGCCGCAAGGTGA
- a CDS encoding diguanylate cyclase, with the protein MEKVRVPHKGRKVTDLTVTLAGLRLPNPILPGSGPPGANLRKLQALEEAGAGALLTKTISSKPAEVPKPCMAFDGDLFFNVEKWSDIAPSVWATEILPALKVRKVPLLASVGYTPDDLQQLVPLFDSHVDGFELSTHYGVTRDEQFAELVSTAKRLTAKPVFMKLSLHGGDITANARACERSGADGIAAINSVGPVVSIDIEKRAARLGVDNPYMWLSGPAIKPLAMRAVYDIAQAVRIPVIACGGVTRGADVIEFMLAGATAVQCCTALIRRGPEWIVQALDEIRQWCREQKVSDLRQIIGTVTPYYVSSRKIK; encoded by the coding sequence GTGGAAAAAGTTCGAGTCCCACACAAGGGCCGCAAGGTGACGGACTTGACGGTCACGCTGGCCGGACTTCGTTTGCCGAATCCGATTCTGCCGGGCAGCGGTCCGCCGGGAGCGAATCTTCGCAAGCTCCAAGCTCTCGAAGAGGCGGGGGCAGGCGCGCTCCTGACGAAAACCATTTCCAGCAAACCTGCCGAAGTCCCCAAACCGTGTATGGCGTTCGACGGCGATCTTTTTTTCAACGTCGAGAAATGGTCGGATATTGCGCCGTCAGTTTGGGCGACGGAGATTCTTCCCGCGCTGAAGGTTCGCAAGGTTCCGCTTCTGGCATCGGTCGGGTACACGCCGGACGACTTACAGCAGCTTGTTCCGCTTTTCGATTCGCACGTGGACGGATTCGAACTATCCACACACTACGGCGTCACGCGTGACGAGCAATTCGCCGAGCTGGTCTCGACCGCCAAACGACTCACGGCCAAACCCGTGTTCATGAAACTTTCATTGCACGGCGGAGACATCACGGCCAACGCCCGCGCGTGCGAGCGGAGCGGAGCGGACGGAATCGCCGCGATCAATTCGGTCGGGCCGGTGGTTTCGATTGACATCGAGAAACGCGCGGCTCGGCTCGGAGTGGACAATCCCTATATGTGGCTGTCCGGCCCGGCCATCAAACCGCTCGCGATGCGCGCCGTGTACGACATCGCGCAGGCGGTTCGCATTCCGGTTATCGCGTGCGGCGGAGTGACGCGGGGAGCCGACGTCATCGAATTCATGCTGGCGGGCGCCACGGCGGTGCAATGTTGTACGGCTCTGATCCGCCGCGGTCCGGAGTGGATCGTGCAGGCGCTTGACGAAATCAGACAGTGGTGTCGCGAACAGAAGGTCTCTGATCTGCGACAAATCATCGGTACGGTCACGCCATACTACGTTTCCTCACGTAAAATCAAATGA